A genomic window from Glycine max cultivar Williams 82 chromosome 17, Glycine_max_v4.0, whole genome shotgun sequence includes:
- the LOC100817797 gene encoding probable carboxylesterase 13, giving the protein MDNDTNTTPTTTSEPQIAHDFPGLIRVFTDGRVQRFTGTDVVPPSTTPHITSKDITLLHPHSATLSARLFLPTPQTTSRRNNNLPLLIYFHGGAFCASSPFTANYHNYVATIVAEAKVVAVSVDYRLAPEHPIPAAYEDSWAALQWVASHRNKNGQEPWLNEHADFGRVFLAGDSAGANIVHNLTMLLGDPDWDIGMDILGVCLVHPYFWGSVPVGSEEAVDPERKAVVDRLWRFVSPEMADKDDPRVNPVAEGAPSLGWLGCRRVLVCVAEKDVLRDRGWLYYNALSRSGWMGVVEVEETLGEGHAFHLYDLASHKAQCLIKRLALFFNRDQPPSI; this is encoded by the coding sequence ATGGACAACGACACAAACACAACACCAACCACCACCTCAGAACCACAAATAGCACACGATTTTCCCGGTCTCATCCGTGTCTTCACCGATGGTCGCGTCCAACGCTTCACCGGAACCGACGTCGTTCCACCCTCCACCACTCCCCACATTACATCCAAAGACATCACACTCCTCCACCCTCACTCCGCTACTCTCTCCGCACGCCTCTTCCTCCCAACACCACAAACCACCAGCCGCCGCAACAACAACCTCCCTCTCTTAATCTACTTCCACGGCGGCGCCTTCTGCGCCTCCTCCCCCTTCACCGCAAACTACCACAACTACGTCGCCACAATCGTCGCCGAAGCCAAAGTCGTCGCTGTCTCCGTTGACTACCGGCTAGCCCCGGAGCACCCTATTCCGGCAGCGTACGAGGATTCATGGGCTGCACTACAGTGGGTGGCGTCACACCGTAACAAAAATGGACAAGAGCCTTGGTTGAATGAGCATGCAGACTTCGGTAGGGTTTTTTTGGCTGGGGACAGTGCTGGTGCTAACATAGTGCATAACCTAACTATGCTCCTTGGTGACCCTGATTGGGACATTGGCATGGACATCCTCGGAGTGTGTCTTGTCCACCCGTATTTTTGGGGCTCAGTTCCGGTTGGATCGGAGGAGGCAGTGGACCCGGAGAGGAAGGCAGTGGTGGACCGGCTGTGGCGGTTTGTGAGTCCGGAGATGGCGGACAAGGATGACCCGCGGGTTAACCCGGTGGCAGAGGGGGCACCGAGCTTGGGGTGGCTGGGGTGTAGGAGGGTGCTGGTGTGTGTGGCGGAGAAGGATGTGCTGAGGGATAGAGGGTGGCTTTACTATAATGCTTTGAGTAGGAGTGGGTGGATGGGTGTGGTGGAAGTTGAAGAGACTCTTGGGGAGGGTCATGCGTTTCATCTCTATGATTTGGCGAGTCATAAGGCTCAGTGTTTGATCAAACGCTTGGCTCTTTTCTTCAACAGAGACCAGCCTCCTTCAATTTGA
- the LOC100816724 gene encoding uncharacterized protein isoform X1, with translation MAREEWRLQLHQRANSICSYKKITLLICFLNIVVALYSLRSLYASLSIYSGSVARNIVVYRPDQIRKMEESNRIRKAYKPVELMKLVKEFEGEFSRENVVVELPRHLKQKISDEVSQRLGSLNESSKNIFHPQVMAKEREAIENWRKEKLEEVKLAVVRGTSNSTIPHEEAGMLVRALESDWDVLSEEIGLWIPIQVANEEHNDKPESTTEIEEEVLPGRPLQPECNPELHTDYDGTAVRWGLTHHKDSAADCCQACLDQAKHAKEGENKCNIWVYCPSQFGCHSPDIYQHKHRECWLKYAEKSKLNFKDRYPEWYRNSHPSAPVIVPWASGVVSA, from the exons ATGGCGAGAGAGGAGTGGAGGCTTCAACTTCACCAAAGAGCGAACTCGATTTGTTCCTACAAGAAAATCACTCTTCTGATTTGCTTTCTCAACATTGTTGTTGCTCTCTACTCTCTTCGCTCTCTCTATGCTTCTCTCTCTATTTACTCTGGCAGCGTTGCACGAAACA TTGTGGTGTATAGGCCAGATCAGATCCGGAAGATGGAAGAGTCTAACCGAATCCGGAAGGCATACAAACCAGTGGAGTTGATGAAATTG GTGAAGGAATTTGAAGGTGAGTTTTCAAGAGAAAATGTGGTGGTTGAGTTGCCGCGGCATTTGAAACAGAAAATAAGTGATGAGGTCTCGCAGAGACTAGGGAGCTTGAATGAAAGTAGCAAAAACATCTTTCACCCCCAGGTCATGGCTAAGGAGCGAG AAGCAATTGAAAATTGGCGCAAGGAAAAATTGGAGGAGGTTAAGTTGGCTGTTGTCAGAGGGACTTCCAACTCAACCATTCCCCATGAAGAGGCAG GAATGCTAGTAAGAGCTTTGGAGTCTGATTGGGATGTGCTTTCTGAAGAAATTGGCCTTTGGATACCTATTCAGGTTGCTAATGAAGAACATAATGACAAACCTGAGAGCACAACAGAGATAG AGGAGGAAGTTCTTCCCGGCAGGCCCCTTCAACCTGAATGCAATCCTGAACTTCATACGGACTATGATGGCACTGCAGTAAGATGGGGTCTTACTCATCACAAAGATAGTGCAGCTGATTGCTGTCAGGCTTGCTTAGACCAGGCCAAACATGCCAAAGAAGGTGAAAATAAATGCAATATTTGGGTTTATTGCCCATCACAATTTGGGTGTCATTCACCAGATATCTATCAACACAAACATCGGGAATGCTGGCTGAAATAT GCTGAGAAATCCAAACTAAATTTTAAGGATAGATATCCTGAATGGTATCGAAATTCACACCCATCTGCACCGGTGATCGTTCCATGGGCATCTGGAGTTGTCAGTGCATGA
- the LOC100816724 gene encoding uncharacterized protein isoform X2: MEESNRIRKAYKPVELMKLVKEFEGEFSRENVVVELPRHLKQKISDEVSQRLGSLNESSKNIFHPQVMAKEREAIENWRKEKLEEVKLAVVRGTSNSTIPHEEAGMLVRALESDWDVLSEEIGLWIPIQVANEEHNDKPESTTEIEEEVLPGRPLQPECNPELHTDYDGTAVRWGLTHHKDSAADCCQACLDQAKHAKEGENKCNIWVYCPSQFGCHSPDIYQHKHRECWLKYAEKSKLNFKDRYPEWYRNSHPSAPVIVPWASGVVSA; this comes from the exons ATGGAAGAGTCTAACCGAATCCGGAAGGCATACAAACCAGTGGAGTTGATGAAATTG GTGAAGGAATTTGAAGGTGAGTTTTCAAGAGAAAATGTGGTGGTTGAGTTGCCGCGGCATTTGAAACAGAAAATAAGTGATGAGGTCTCGCAGAGACTAGGGAGCTTGAATGAAAGTAGCAAAAACATCTTTCACCCCCAGGTCATGGCTAAGGAGCGAG AAGCAATTGAAAATTGGCGCAAGGAAAAATTGGAGGAGGTTAAGTTGGCTGTTGTCAGAGGGACTTCCAACTCAACCATTCCCCATGAAGAGGCAG GAATGCTAGTAAGAGCTTTGGAGTCTGATTGGGATGTGCTTTCTGAAGAAATTGGCCTTTGGATACCTATTCAGGTTGCTAATGAAGAACATAATGACAAACCTGAGAGCACAACAGAGATAG AGGAGGAAGTTCTTCCCGGCAGGCCCCTTCAACCTGAATGCAATCCTGAACTTCATACGGACTATGATGGCACTGCAGTAAGATGGGGTCTTACTCATCACAAAGATAGTGCAGCTGATTGCTGTCAGGCTTGCTTAGACCAGGCCAAACATGCCAAAGAAGGTGAAAATAAATGCAATATTTGGGTTTATTGCCCATCACAATTTGGGTGTCATTCACCAGATATCTATCAACACAAACATCGGGAATGCTGGCTGAAATAT GCTGAGAAATCCAAACTAAATTTTAAGGATAGATATCCTGAATGGTATCGAAATTCACACCCATCTGCACCGGTGATCGTTCCATGGGCATCTGGAGTTGTCAGTGCATGA
- the LOC100818331 gene encoding uncharacterized protein, with protein MFLVVSIYILSCEKVDQGIHTMGGVFYHEEEPINHTKRCKFLAGTLKEVFSHCQTLSCRRLSTASLEEECPIIDDVDEVVVSAVRSRVMEKQKHKPSPLREGFSMAYSPATRELYVTHSHTMAPQAKVVVGDEEHNEREEFFSVKSCLSCCSSSSAVSDQAFYSVKTNLSRCSSMNEVDISECWRRSIIQEFCHCEGWPFGLCRKAVLLPPLPKSPSESWLSRKIQRSTKVT; from the exons ATGTTTCTAGTTGTTTCAATATATATCCTCTCATGTGAAAAAGTTGATCAAGGGATTCACACCATGGGTGGTGTCTTCTACCATGAAGAAGAGCCAATAAACCATACCAAGAGATGCAAATTCCTTGCAGGGACTTTGAAAGAAGTATTTTCCCACTGTCAAACTTTAAGTTGTCGGAGGCTTTCAACTGCAAGCCTTGAGGAGGAGTGCCCCATCATTGATGATGTTGATGAG GTGGTTGTTTCAGCGGTTAGAAGTCGAGTTATGGAGAAACAAAAGCACAAGCCAAGCCCATTGAGAGAAGGCTTTTCCATGGCATATTCTCCTGCAACAAGGGAACTGTATGTCACTCACAGTCACACAATGGCACCACAAGCAAAGGTGGTAGTAGGTGATGAAGAACACAACGAAAGAGAAGAGTTCTTTTCGGTTAAAAGTTGTCTCTCGTGCTGTTCTTCTTCGAGTGCTGTGAGTGACCAAGCATTTTATTCTGTGAAGACAAACCTGTCTAGATGTTCAAGCATGAATGAGGTTGACATCTCAGAATGTTGGCGGCGTTcgataattcaagagttttgtcaCTGCGAGGGATGGCCTTTTGGTCTGTGCCGTAAAGCTGTGTTACTTCCACCACTGCCTAAGTCGCCGTCTGAGTCATGGTTGTCACGCAAAATACAACGAAGTACCAAAGTTACCTGA
- the LOC100797368 gene encoding origin of replication complex subunit 2 has product MYPEWFFALRNGFGLLMYGFGSKKVLIEDFASTALTEYSVVVINGYLQTINLKQVVIALAEILWEQVKTKQRVSYRDLPKSQQSFNSKSMEDLLTFLDQAEIEAGAFFVCVVIHNIDGSGLRDSETQQYLARLAACAQIRVVASIDHVNAPLFWDKNMAHTQFNWCWYHVPTFAPYKVEGMFYPMILAHGSASQTVKTATIVLSSLTRNAQSVFKVLAEHQLSHPDEGMPISDLYSVCRERFLVSSQITLNSHLTEFKDHELVKIKKHSDGQDCLHIPLTAEALQKVVLEII; this is encoded by the exons ATGTATCCTGAATGGTTTTTTGCGCTAAG AAATGGTTTTGGGCTTCTGATGTATGGCTTTGGATCCAAGAAGGTTCTGATTGAAGATTTTGCTTCAACGGCACTGACCGAGTATTCTGTAGTTGTCATTAATGGATATCTTCAAACCATTAACTTGAAGCAG gtTGTTATAGCTTTAGCTGAAATTCTGTGGGAACAAGTGAAAACAAAGCAAAGGGTTTCCTATCGGGACTTACCCAAGAGCCAACAGTCATTCAATTCAAAATCCATGGAAGATCTTCTTACATTTTTGGATCAAGCGGAAATAGAGGCGGGtgctttttttgtttgtgttgttaTTCACAATATTGATGGATCCGGATTAAGGGACTCTGaaacccaacaatatcttgCTCGACTAGCTGCATGTGCCCAGATTCGTGTTGTTGCCTCTATTGACCATGTTAATGCTCCTCTGT TTTGGGACAAGAATATGGCTCATACACAGTTCAATTGGTGCTGGTATCACGTTCCTACTTTTGCTCCTTACAAGGTGGAAGGCATGTTTTATCCTATGATTCTTGCACATGGTAGTGCCAGCCAAACTGTCAAAACAGCTACAATAGTTCTGTCAAGTTTGACACGCAATGCTCAGAGTGTATTCAAAGTTCTTGCCGAACATCAACTCTCTCACCCTGACGAAG gaatgcCAATCAGTGATCTCTACTCAGTCTGTCGAGAACGTTTCCTTGTTAGCAGTCAGATTACGCTGAATTCCCATTTGACTGAATTTAAAGACCATGAACTGGTCAAGATTAAGAAGCATTCTGATGGTCAAGATTGCTTGCACATCCCTCTGACAGCCGAAGCACTTCAGAAAGTTGTGCTCGAGATCATTTAG
- the LOC100527337 gene encoding Succinate dehydrogenase subunit 5, mitochondrial-like (The RefSeq protein has 1 substitution compared to this genomic sequence) — translation MEKMMRLRPLFRSLSCRSYHFVLRPSLLSRSPNPLPSPSPSECRSPLSMGLGSMRFYSEDVTHMPNIKDPVLYNAFKDLMAVSWSELPDSVISDVKNALSKNTDDKAGKEVVENVFCAAKAIEEFGGILISLKLEFDDSIGMSGEDVKPLPDHIKNALHTIFDRYSTYLNSFGPDESYLRKKVETELGAKMIHLKMRCSGLGAEWGKVTVLGTSGLARSYVEQRA, via the exons ATGGAGAAAATGATGCGACTGAGACCATTGTTCCGATCACTGAGTTGCAGATCTTATCATTTCGTTCTTCgtccttctcttctctctcgCTCTCCCAAtcctcttccttctccttcaCCCTCAG AATGCAGGTCTCCTCTCTCAATGGGTTTAGGGAGTATGAGATTCTATAGTGAAGATGTGACCCACATGCCCAATATTAAGGACCCTGTGCTTTACAATGCTTTCAAGGATTTGATGGCGGTAAGTTGGAGTGAGCTTCCGGATTCTGTCATATCTGATGTTAAGAATGCACTGTCTAAAAACACTGATGACAAAGCTGGCAAGGAGGTTGTGGAAAATGTGTTCTGTGCAGCCAAGGCTATTGAGGAGTTTGGCGGGATTCTAATCTCCTTGAAATTGGAATTTGATGACAGCATTGGAATGAGTGGCGAG GATGTAAAGCCATTGCCTGATCATATAAAAAATGCTCTGCATACCATTTTTGATCGCTACTCCACCTATTTGAATTCCTTTGGACCCGACGAGAGCTATCTACGGAAGAAGGTGGAGACAGAGTTGGGTGCAAAGATGATTCACTTAAAAATGAGATGCAGTGGCCTTGGTGCCGAGTGGGGAAAG GTTACGGTTCTTGGAACTTCTGGACTTGCAGGTTCATATGTTGAGCAAAGAGCATAA
- the LOC100816724 gene encoding uncharacterized protein isoform X3, with translation MAREEWRLQLHQRANSICSYKKITLLICFLNIVVALYSLRSLYASLSIYSGSVARNIVVYRPDQIRKMEESNRIRKAYKPVELMKLVKEFEGEFSRENVVVELPRHLKQKISDEVSQRLGSLNESSKNIFHPQVMAKEREAIENWRKEKLEEVKLAVVRGTSNSTIPHEEAGMLVRALESDWDVLSEEIGLWIPIQVANEEHNDKPESTTEIG, from the exons ATGGCGAGAGAGGAGTGGAGGCTTCAACTTCACCAAAGAGCGAACTCGATTTGTTCCTACAAGAAAATCACTCTTCTGATTTGCTTTCTCAACATTGTTGTTGCTCTCTACTCTCTTCGCTCTCTCTATGCTTCTCTCTCTATTTACTCTGGCAGCGTTGCACGAAACA TTGTGGTGTATAGGCCAGATCAGATCCGGAAGATGGAAGAGTCTAACCGAATCCGGAAGGCATACAAACCAGTGGAGTTGATGAAATTG GTGAAGGAATTTGAAGGTGAGTTTTCAAGAGAAAATGTGGTGGTTGAGTTGCCGCGGCATTTGAAACAGAAAATAAGTGATGAGGTCTCGCAGAGACTAGGGAGCTTGAATGAAAGTAGCAAAAACATCTTTCACCCCCAGGTCATGGCTAAGGAGCGAG AAGCAATTGAAAATTGGCGCAAGGAAAAATTGGAGGAGGTTAAGTTGGCTGTTGTCAGAGGGACTTCCAACTCAACCATTCCCCATGAAGAGGCAG GAATGCTAGTAAGAGCTTTGGAGTCTGATTGGGATGTGCTTTCTGAAGAAATTGGCCTTTGGATACCTATTCAGGTTGCTAATGAAGAACATAATGACAAACCTGAGAGCACAACAGAGATAG GCTGA